From the Paenibacillus sp. FSL H8-0548 genome, one window contains:
- a CDS encoding DUF1861 family protein: MMKLEWITKTCKELLLEYQPAAVKGKKLHFAGVGDRDVYNITAPFFNEGELYIAGRVEERNSEESEIVFFTCKDEVWTPKWDLPKFQLQDPFITRINGEWILGGVALYFDEEPVRSIIGWKTVLYRGRNLHELVHVASGPWNMKDIRLTELSDGSIGIFSRPFGVEGTRAVIGFSILDSFEELSETAIIKAPLFRDQFLKDEWGGANEIHLLKNGFLGVLGHISYTDEEDQLHYHAMSFVLNPKTREKSAVKIIATRSDFPEGPAKRPDLVDVIFSGGLIREPGNRAVLYVGASDTEAHYINIEDPFSEFE; this comes from the coding sequence ATGATGAAATTAGAATGGATTACGAAAACATGCAAAGAGCTGCTGCTAGAATATCAACCTGCTGCAGTTAAAGGAAAAAAGCTTCATTTTGCCGGAGTTGGTGATCGAGATGTTTATAATATTACGGCACCGTTTTTCAACGAAGGCGAGCTGTATATAGCCGGGCGGGTAGAAGAGAGAAATTCGGAGGAGTCCGAAATTGTTTTTTTTACGTGCAAGGATGAGGTTTGGACTCCAAAGTGGGATTTGCCGAAGTTTCAGCTGCAGGACCCTTTTATAACGAGAATTAATGGGGAATGGATATTGGGCGGGGTTGCTCTATATTTTGATGAGGAGCCTGTGCGGTCAATTATTGGCTGGAAAACGGTGCTGTACCGAGGAAGAAATCTGCATGAGCTGGTGCATGTTGCATCGGGGCCTTGGAATATGAAAGATATTCGATTAACGGAGCTATCGGATGGTTCTATAGGTATTTTCTCGCGGCCCTTTGGCGTTGAAGGCACAAGAGCGGTTATTGGCTTTAGCATATTGGACTCGTTCGAGGAGCTGTCTGAAACTGCGATTATTAAAGCCCCCTTGTTTCGGGATCAATTTCTGAAGGATGAATGGGGAGGCGCTAACGAAATTCATTTGCTCAAAAATGGATTCCTTGGCGTATTAGGACATATTTCGTATACGGATGAGGAAGATCAGCTGCATTACCATGCAATGTCCTTTGTACTTAATCCTAAGACGAGAGAAAAGTCGGCTGTCAAAATCATCGCAACACGCAGCGACTTTCCCGAAGGCCCAGCGAAACGGCCGGATCTTGTGGATGTGATCTTTAGCGGCGGCTTAATTCGTGAGCCGGGTAACCGTGCTGTGCTGTACGTAGGGGCCAGCGATACAGAAGCTCACTACATTAATATTGAGGACCCATTTTCAGAATTCGAATAA
- a CDS encoding L-fucose/L-arabinose isomerase family protein: MKKLKLGYAPTRRFVFSEEDAFKYKVMIREKLDSFGMDIDIVDLEGLNEEGLLYNDNIGADKIIERFQREKVDAVFFPHCNFGTEDTVARVAKALGKPTLLWGPRDEAPLEDGMRLRDTQCGLFATGKILRRFNVPFTYVTNSRVNDPVFERGFKNFISAANVVSKFRTLRILQIAPRPASFWTMMVNEGELLERFGIEVYPITLIDIQRTTERIEKQNGSELQEAIIYIRAMLDVSEVTEAAVKRVAALKVAMKKYAIDTGSSAIAIQCWSSLQDAMGIMPCLANALLTDEQIPVTCETDIHGAITSVMVQAAAMNQAPTFFADLTVRHPENPNGELLFHCGNFPVSLSVEDKPKLRHHFLFDDHAPGTHEGEIRGGDMTLARFDGDHGEYSLFLGKARGIQGPYTRGSYVWVEVNDWPLWEEKLVKGPYVHHSVGIHANVIPSLYEACNYIPGLTPDPVDPTEAEIRAWLRGSV; encoded by the coding sequence ATGAAAAAGCTGAAGCTGGGATATGCACCAACGCGTCGTTTTGTATTTAGTGAAGAGGATGCTTTTAAGTACAAGGTCATGATTCGAGAGAAGCTGGATTCATTCGGCATGGACATCGATATCGTCGACCTGGAAGGATTAAATGAAGAGGGTCTCCTATATAACGATAATATTGGCGCAGATAAAATTATTGAAAGGTTTCAGCGCGAGAAGGTAGATGCGGTGTTCTTCCCTCACTGCAACTTCGGTACGGAGGATACGGTTGCACGGGTGGCTAAGGCTTTAGGAAAGCCAACCTTGTTATGGGGACCGCGGGATGAAGCTCCGCTAGAGGATGGCATGCGTCTTCGTGATACGCAGTGTGGCTTGTTCGCTACAGGGAAAATTTTGCGCAGATTCAACGTTCCCTTCACCTATGTAACGAACAGTAGAGTAAACGATCCAGTGTTTGAAAGGGGCTTCAAAAACTTCATTTCTGCAGCGAATGTTGTGAGTAAGTTCCGTACGCTGCGAATTTTGCAAATTGCACCGCGTCCGGCCTCCTTCTGGACGATGATGGTAAATGAAGGCGAGCTGCTGGAGCGGTTCGGTATCGAGGTATATCCCATAACGCTGATCGATATTCAGAGAACTACAGAACGGATTGAGAAGCAGAACGGCTCTGAACTGCAAGAGGCGATTATTTATATAAGGGCGATGCTTGATGTTTCTGAAGTTACGGAGGCTGCTGTCAAGCGTGTTGCAGCACTTAAGGTAGCGATGAAGAAATATGCGATAGATACAGGCAGCAGCGCGATTGCGATTCAGTGCTGGTCCTCGCTTCAAGATGCAATGGGCATCATGCCTTGCCTCGCTAATGCACTGCTTACAGATGAGCAGATTCCGGTTACATGTGAAACTGATATTCACGGAGCCATTACTTCGGTGATGGTGCAGGCTGCGGCGATGAATCAAGCACCTACTTTCTTTGCAGATTTGACGGTGCGCCATCCTGAAAATCCAAACGGCGAGCTGTTGTTCCACTGCGGCAACTTCCCAGTCTCCTTATCTGTAGAGGATAAGCCCAAGCTGCGCCATCACTTTTTATTTGATGATCATGCACCGGGCACGCATGAAGGTGAAATTAGAGGCGGCGATATGACGCTGGCGCGCTTCGACGGCGATCACGGCGAATATTCATTGTTTCTAGGTAAAGCGCGTGGGATTCAAGGTCCGTATACTAGAGGCTCCTATGTTTGGGTAGAGGTTAACGATTGGCCGCTATGGGAAGAAAAACTCGTTAAAGGCCCTTATGTCCATCATTCTGTAGGCATTCATGCCAATGTGATTCCTTCCCTTTATGAGGCTTGCAATTATATTCCTGGACTGACACCAGATCCAGTCGATCCAACGGAAGCTGAAATTAGAGCATGGCTGAGAGGAAGTGTTTAA
- a CDS encoding glycosyltransferase family 4 protein, with product MRKVIKKRNVAFLGTSLPRECGLATFSQDLMDELGRLHDFNAPRMIAVNNSKSYAYGNQVMTQIDQFNRADYTKAAIEINHSNIDLVVIQHEFGIYGGESGDFVLDLAEKLSVPFIVIFHTILAEPSPKQRLIMKQLSDLSFKIITMSQSKVQDLLEIYNIDEEKIQVFHHGVPMVETKSRNELKERYGYSNRPILSTFGFLSPGKGIEYAIEAMSGVAAKHPEALYIVWGKTHPVVKEEVGEVYRNKLMDLVSSLGLGHNVAFVDKHLTQEEVVESLVLSDIYMTPYLGKDQAVSGTLAYGIGYGRVIISTPYRYAVEMLADGRGLLADFHNSASLEQHILNVLDHPELKEEMERKTQELGSTMMWNEIAKSYAELFRETMSASYVLKGSAI from the coding sequence TTGAGGAAAGTAATAAAAAAACGCAATGTTGCATTTTTAGGAACGAGCCTGCCAAGGGAATGTGGCTTAGCAACTTTTTCCCAGGATCTTATGGATGAGCTCGGACGGCTGCATGACTTTAACGCTCCTCGGATGATCGCGGTTAATAATAGCAAGTCGTATGCTTATGGGAATCAGGTTATGACACAAATCGACCAATTTAATCGTGCGGATTACACCAAGGCTGCAATAGAAATCAATCATTCAAATATCGATTTGGTCGTTATCCAGCATGAGTTTGGTATTTATGGAGGCGAGAGCGGCGATTTTGTTTTGGACTTAGCGGAGAAGCTGTCTGTGCCGTTTATCGTGATTTTTCACACTATATTAGCGGAGCCTAGTCCGAAGCAGCGCTTGATCATGAAGCAGCTTTCTGATTTGAGCTTTAAGATAATCACAATGTCACAAAGCAAAGTACAGGATTTACTTGAAATCTATAACATCGACGAAGAGAAAATTCAAGTTTTTCATCACGGTGTTCCTATGGTGGAAACGAAATCAAGAAACGAGCTGAAGGAGCGCTACGGTTATAGCAATCGGCCGATTCTCTCAACATTTGGTTTTTTAAGCCCAGGGAAAGGAATTGAATACGCAATTGAAGCAATGAGCGGTGTTGCTGCAAAGCACCCGGAAGCATTATATATCGTTTGGGGTAAAACTCATCCGGTCGTCAAGGAAGAGGTTGGGGAGGTTTATCGGAATAAGCTGATGGATCTGGTGTCGAGCCTAGGTCTCGGGCATAATGTGGCTTTTGTCGATAAGCATTTGACGCAGGAGGAGGTTGTCGAGTCTCTTGTACTATCAGATATTTATATGACACCGTATTTGGGGAAGGACCAGGCGGTAAGCGGGACGCTAGCGTATGGAATCGGATATGGCAGAGTTATTATTTCGACCCCCTATCGCTATGCTGTAGAGATGCTGGCTGACGGACGAGGACTGCTGGCGGATTTCCATAATTCAGCTTCTTTGGAGCAGCATATATTAAACGTGCTGGATCATCCCGAATTGAAGGAAGAGATGGAGAGAAAGACACAGGAGCTTGGAAGCACGATGATGTGGAATGAAATAGCGAAGTCTTATGCAGAGCTCTTTCGTGAAACGATGTCTGCCAGTTACGTGTTAAAAGGGAGTGCGATTTAA
- a CDS encoding LacI family DNA-binding transcriptional regulator, whose amino-acid sequence MKMDDIARLAEVSKSAVSLALNNKPGIGAETREKIIRIAEENGYQFKPKASLPDKPVKTLLFLVLNNSGIVLENYYQQPFFRELIHFIEEHCRLNGYSLRFSAADINDLENNMQTVKEENKDNGVILLGTNLDRQQIEFIADQLPHLVVLDTCFDTLPINFVQINNEMGAYQAGKYLYEKGHRTIGYMASDVRIHNFNARKRGFRLALKEYGLAIAEEHVFHVAPTILSSQPEMKKQLEAYISSGEPMPSAIFCECDYIAISAVKTLTELGFRIPEDISVIGFDNISEARIITPELTTIHVDKDKIAQVAVDLIISQLAQESDMKVKISIDTKFIERLSCAAPSNP is encoded by the coding sequence GTGAAAATGGATGATATCGCAAGACTGGCTGAAGTATCGAAGTCAGCTGTATCCCTCGCGCTTAACAATAAGCCAGGAATTGGCGCTGAAACCCGTGAGAAGATCATTAGAATCGCTGAAGAGAACGGCTATCAATTTAAGCCTAAAGCTTCACTTCCGGATAAACCGGTAAAAACGCTGCTGTTTCTCGTATTAAACAACTCAGGCATTGTGCTGGAAAACTATTATCAGCAGCCTTTCTTCCGAGAGCTTATCCATTTCATTGAGGAGCATTGCCGCTTGAATGGCTACTCCCTTCGGTTTTCTGCTGCTGATATCAACGATCTGGAGAACAATATGCAGACGGTCAAGGAGGAAAATAAAGATAATGGCGTTATCCTGCTTGGCACAAATTTAGATCGGCAGCAAATCGAATTCATCGCGGATCAGCTGCCTCATCTCGTTGTTCTAGATACCTGCTTCGACACGCTGCCTATCAACTTTGTTCAAATCAACAATGAAATGGGCGCCTATCAAGCCGGCAAGTATTTATATGAAAAAGGCCATCGGACAATTGGCTATATGGCCTCAGACGTCCGCATTCATAATTTTAATGCTCGCAAGAGAGGCTTCCGACTAGCGCTTAAGGAATATGGACTGGCTATAGCAGAGGAGCATGTCTTCCATGTTGCTCCCACTATTCTTTCGTCGCAGCCGGAGATGAAGAAGCAGCTTGAGGCTTATATTAGCAGCGGTGAGCCTATGCCCAGCGCAATTTTTTGCGAGTGCGACTATATCGCTATTAGTGCCGTCAAGACCTTAACCGAATTAGGCTTCCGCATACCGGAGGATATCTCTGTCATCGGCTTCGACAACATATCCGAAGCAAGAATTATTACGCCGGAGCTCACAACCATTCATGTGGACAAGGATAAAATCGCGCAGGTCGCTGTTGACCTAATCATCTCTCAGCTTGCGCAGGAGAGCGATATGAAGGTGAAAATCAGCATTGATACGAAGTTTATCGAGCGTCTTTCCTGTGCGGCTCCTAGCAATCCATAG
- the glpK gene encoding glycerol kinase GlpK: MMKEQPSQTAKQDSNAAKYLLTIDQSTTATKAMLVDENGSITQQLAISHRQYYPQDGWVEHDPVEIYQNVKSVIRGVIAQAGLAQEAIVGITFTNQRETALIWDRETGIPIANAIVWQCRRTANYCEQLKAEGLEQQIQHKTGLLLDPYFSATKWRWLLDHAGSELPLERLMAGTMDSWLIWNLSGRQIHATDYSNASRTQLFNIETLQWDEELASWFGVPLQLLPTVYGSDYIYGYIDDPELFSAKIPITGVIGDSQGALFGQQCTSTGMAKGTYGTGTSVLMHVGSDIVRAKGGLVSAIAWGLEGKVEYALEAIIHCSGDCLNWARDQLGLYSTFEELEESVNKAGDSGGVYLVPAFVGLGAPHWHPRARAAIVGLNRSSDRHHILLAALESIAYQVDDAVKLLEQQTGIPLLELRVDGGATANSRLMQFQADLLAARVVCPQAAQLSALGSAYIGGMALGLWSREMIAGFYRRNREYESNMKKQERKRRVAGWQAAVNAVLANEAALQEKG; the protein is encoded by the coding sequence ATGATGAAGGAGCAGCCTTCGCAAACGGCAAAGCAAGACTCGAATGCTGCAAAGTATTTGTTAACAATCGATCAAAGTACGACCGCAACCAAAGCGATGCTGGTTGATGAAAACGGCAGTATCACTCAGCAGCTAGCCATTTCTCATCGTCAATATTATCCGCAGGATGGTTGGGTTGAGCATGATCCTGTTGAAATCTATCAAAACGTAAAATCAGTAATTCGTGGTGTTATAGCACAGGCAGGCCTTGCTCAAGAAGCGATTGTCGGCATAACATTCACGAATCAACGAGAAACGGCTTTAATATGGGATCGTGAAACAGGAATCCCGATCGCAAACGCAATTGTATGGCAATGCCGCCGGACTGCTAATTATTGCGAGCAGTTGAAAGCCGAGGGCTTAGAGCAGCAGATTCAGCATAAGACCGGGCTGCTGCTCGATCCCTATTTCTCTGCGACAAAATGGCGCTGGCTGCTCGATCATGCTGGCAGTGAGCTTCCGCTGGAGAGGCTGATGGCAGGGACGATGGACAGCTGGCTCATTTGGAACCTGAGTGGACGCCAGATTCATGCTACCGATTATAGCAATGCAAGCAGGACTCAGCTCTTTAATATTGAAACTTTACAATGGGACGAGGAGCTAGCGAGCTGGTTTGGCGTACCGCTGCAACTTCTTCCCACAGTATATGGCAGCGATTACATTTATGGATATATCGATGATCCAGAACTATTTTCAGCTAAAATACCGATTACAGGAGTTATAGGGGATTCACAGGGTGCCTTGTTTGGACAGCAGTGCACTAGTACGGGCATGGCGAAGGGGACCTACGGAACAGGAACCTCTGTGCTCATGCATGTTGGCTCCGATATTGTACGCGCAAAGGGCGGCTTAGTGTCCGCTATCGCTTGGGGGCTTGAAGGCAAGGTAGAATACGCACTGGAGGCGATCATTCATTGCTCGGGCGATTGTCTCAACTGGGCGCGTGACCAGCTTGGGCTTTACAGTACTTTCGAGGAGCTTGAGGAGAGCGTAAATAAGGCTGGAGACAGCGGAGGCGTATATTTAGTCCCAGCCTTCGTTGGCTTAGGCGCGCCACATTGGCATCCGCGGGCTAGAGCAGCTATCGTCGGCTTGAATCGCTCGTCTGACCGCCATCATATTTTGCTGGCTGCGCTGGAGAGCATTGCCTATCAGGTGGATGATGCCGTCAAGCTGCTGGAGCAGCAAACCGGCATTCCACTGCTGGAGCTGCGGGTGGATGGCGGCGCTACTGCCAACAGCAGGCTGATGCAATTCCAAGCTGATTTACTCGCTGCAAGGGTCGTTTGCCCGCAAGCTGCCCAGCTGTCTGCGCTTGGTTCAGCTTATATAGGTGGAATGGCTTTGGGACTTTGGAGCCGCGAGATGATCGCAGGTTTCTATAGAAGAAATCGTGAATACGAATCCAATATGAAGAAGCAGGAAAGAAAGCGACGCGTTGCAGGCTGGCAAGCTGCTGTAAATGCTGTTCTTGCTAACGAAGCAGCGCTTCAAGAAAAGGGGTAA
- a CDS encoding 50S ribosomal protein L25, whose protein sequence is MMNKSIQLNERVNLTKSQINVLRKQGQVPAIVYGKDIGSISVIIGEKEISSIIKHNPRAILNASIPNQGNKPVLIQNIQRDSLSNKIVHVDFHQLNMNVSMDSKVTINFTGDPIGVKEGGTLQVEMYEVEVRCMPDNLLSAYEVDISGLKIGDQLHVSDLSFHEGIEVLSDASSMLIKITQANAEEAVVSA, encoded by the coding sequence ATGATGAACAAATCTATCCAGTTAAACGAACGGGTCAATCTTACAAAATCTCAAATTAACGTACTAAGAAAGCAAGGACAGGTTCCTGCCATCGTTTACGGCAAAGACATCGGCAGCATCTCGGTTATCATTGGTGAAAAAGAAATTTCTTCGATCATTAAGCATAACCCGCGCGCTATCTTGAATGCATCCATACCTAACCAGGGCAATAAGCCTGTCTTAATTCAAAATATACAAAGAGATTCCTTGAGCAATAAAATTGTCCATGTGGATTTCCATCAACTGAATATGAATGTGAGCATGGATTCGAAAGTAACCATTAACTTCACCGGCGACCCAATTGGCGTCAAAGAAGGCGGTACGCTTCAAGTGGAAATGTACGAGGTAGAGGTTCGCTGCATGCCTGATAATCTGCTTAGCGCATACGAGGTAGACATTAGCGGTCTCAAAATTGGCGATCAGCTGCATGTATCTGATCTTTCTTTCCACGAGGGCATTGAGGTATTGTCTGATGCTAGCTCCATGCTTATTAAAATCACACAAGCAAACGCTGAAGAAGCTGTCGTTTCTGCTTAA
- a CDS encoding transketolase C-terminal domain-containing protein, which yields MANNIPNRQAMCEALIELAQEDRDIMVLASDSRGSAAMAPFVKQFPEQFVETGIAEQNIVGIAAGLAHSGKKPFVTSPACFLSMRSIEQVKVDVAYSATNVKLVGISGGVSYGALGMSHHSLQDIAVTRAIPGLTIILPADRHETRKMTQALAKHEGGTYVRIGRNPVEDVYESDDYDFQIGKAVVMKQGSDVTLIGTGETVRIALDAAKLLEEAGIGARVLNMHTIKPLDEEAIIAAARETKAIVTLEEHSIFGGLGAAVAEVISTNHPVPLRILGIPDEPAIAGKTAEIFAHYGLTAANVLQLATELVKAKAEQK from the coding sequence ATGGCTAACAACATACCTAACCGTCAAGCAATGTGCGAGGCTCTAATCGAGCTCGCTCAGGAGGACAGAGATATTATGGTGCTGGCGAGTGATTCGAGAGGCTCGGCGGCTATGGCGCCATTTGTTAAACAGTTTCCAGAGCAGTTCGTTGAGACTGGCATCGCGGAGCAAAATATTGTCGGCATCGCAGCAGGTCTTGCCCACAGCGGCAAAAAGCCGTTCGTTACTTCACCGGCTTGTTTTCTAAGCATGAGAAGCATCGAGCAGGTTAAGGTAGACGTTGCCTACTCAGCTACAAATGTGAAATTAGTCGGCATTAGCGGCGGGGTTAGCTATGGCGCGCTTGGCATGTCGCATCATTCCTTGCAGGATATTGCGGTAACAAGGGCGATTCCTGGCTTAACGATTATTTTGCCGGCTGATCGTCACGAGACTCGCAAGATGACGCAGGCGTTAGCTAAGCACGAAGGCGGCACTTATGTTCGGATCGGGCGAAATCCGGTTGAAGACGTGTATGAGTCAGACGATTATGATTTCCAAATCGGCAAGGCGGTCGTCATGAAGCAGGGCAGCGATGTAACGCTAATTGGAACGGGAGAGACGGTGCGCATCGCGCTTGATGCCGCCAAGCTGCTGGAAGAAGCGGGCATCGGTGCGCGCGTCCTTAATATGCATACGATTAAGCCGCTTGATGAAGAGGCGATAATAGCTGCTGCTAGGGAAACGAAAGCTATCGTTACGCTTGAGGAGCATAGCATATTCGGAGGACTTGGGGCGGCGGTAGCGGAAGTTATTTCGACGAATCATCCTGTGCCGCTTCGTATTCTTGGCATTCCGGATGAGCCGGCGATTGCAGGGAAAACAGCCGAAATATTTGCCCATTACGGGCTGACCGCAGCGAATGTCCTGCAGCTTGCAACCGAGCTGGTCAAAGCCAAGGCGGAGCAGAAATGA
- a CDS encoding glycosyltransferase yields MYKTIAMPLVTDYLYSLTDDTGIFQHTKFGIPDRTKGYTSDDNARALIAAVMLYKNRRDAESLKLIHTYLSFLHHAQNEDGSFRNFMDYNRTFMEQLGSEDCLGRCLWALGFTLSEASVPDNLQNTCRYMINQALPHVKGLGSPRAMAYTVIGLTYMLETPQSLAYKFPYASKEVKDPDFLPKTVIVSLVDELAMRLHTQYQGNKGEGWNWFEDSITYGNAMLPWALFKASRIAHSDLFLETAKESLDFLASITFAKEGYFKPVGSDGWLVRGGEAALYDEQPIEACEMLLACMEAYETLGVNRYLDMASSCYAWFHGRNSLYESLIDPQTGGCYDGIHASGLNLNQGSENIVSYCMSHMVLHHE; encoded by the coding sequence ATGTATAAAACGATAGCTATGCCGCTTGTAACCGATTATTTGTATAGCCTGACTGATGATACTGGAATTTTTCAGCATACAAAATTCGGCATACCCGATCGAACAAAGGGTTATACGTCAGACGATAATGCAAGAGCACTCATTGCAGCGGTTATGCTGTACAAAAATAGGAGAGATGCTGAGAGCCTGAAGCTTATCCATACTTACTTGTCATTCCTCCATCACGCTCAAAATGAAGATGGCAGCTTTCGCAATTTTATGGATTATAACCGTACATTTATGGAACAGTTAGGCTCAGAGGATTGTCTAGGCCGATGCTTATGGGCGCTTGGATTCACGTTGTCGGAAGCGTCTGTACCTGATAATTTGCAAAATACATGTCGGTATATGATCAATCAGGCTCTTCCGCATGTGAAAGGTTTAGGCTCGCCTAGAGCGATGGCCTACACGGTTATCGGTTTGACTTATATGCTGGAAACGCCGCAGTCTTTAGCTTATAAGTTTCCTTATGCAAGCAAGGAAGTAAAGGACCCGGATTTCCTGCCCAAAACTGTGATCGTTTCGCTAGTTGATGAGCTTGCGATGAGGCTGCATACGCAGTATCAAGGCAATAAAGGAGAAGGATGGAACTGGTTCGAGGACAGTATCACTTATGGTAACGCAATGCTGCCATGGGCGCTGTTCAAAGCTTCGCGTATCGCACATTCTGATTTATTTCTGGAAACAGCCAAAGAAAGTTTGGATTTTCTAGCATCCATTACTTTTGCGAAGGAGGGCTACTTCAAACCAGTTGGCAGTGATGGCTGGCTTGTGCGTGGCGGGGAAGCAGCTTTGTATGATGAACAACCAATTGAAGCTTGTGAAATGCTGCTTGCTTGCATGGAGGCATACGAAACGCTCGGAGTAAATCGATATCTGGACATGGCCTCCTCCTGCTATGCATGGTTTCACGGTCGAAATTCACTCTATGAATCGTTAATTGATCCGCAAACGGGCGGCTGCTATGACGGCATACATGCCTCTGGCTTAAATTTAAATCAAGGCTCTGAGAATATTGTGTCTTATTGCATGTCTCATATGGTGCTGCATCATGAATAA
- a CDS encoding mannose-1-phosphate guanylyltransferase, which translates to MNKFATILAGGGGTRFWPLSRQELPKQLINISGNDIMLNDTIERFNGVIPMENTIVVTNRTQAVLLESIMHKSVQHANILVEPVAKNTAASILLAALFIEKNHGDSLMVVFPSDHHITEEEKFKKTLDDACRIAMETNKIVTIGIKPTFPSTGYGYISCKSDAFLAKPCPVYEVAEFVEKPNFIKAQSYLASGHYLWNSGMFIWKTSCIIENFKRFLPRLYKTMLPLIEYIGTDAEEEMINEIYPLLQNISIDYGILERCDEVVVIEGDFGWNDIGSWDALGAIFPPDEFGNIVKANYLGIETRNSIIYGEERLITTIGIDGLIIADTKDALLICAKDKAQEVKEIVKMLKDKGMQEYA; encoded by the coding sequence ATGAATAAATTTGCGACGATTCTTGCAGGCGGCGGCGGAACCCGTTTCTGGCCCTTGTCTCGGCAAGAGCTGCCGAAGCAGCTGATTAATATAAGCGGAAACGATATTATGCTCAATGATACGATTGAACGGTTTAACGGTGTTATTCCGATGGAGAATACGATTGTAGTCACCAATCGTACTCAAGCAGTGCTGCTGGAGAGCATTATGCATAAGAGTGTGCAGCATGCAAACATTTTAGTAGAGCCTGTTGCCAAGAATACGGCGGCGAGCATTTTGCTGGCTGCGCTCTTTATTGAGAAAAACCACGGCGATTCATTGATGGTCGTATTTCCATCCGATCATCATATTACGGAAGAAGAGAAGTTTAAGAAAACGTTAGACGATGCCTGCCGCATTGCCATGGAAACGAACAAAATTGTGACAATTGGCATCAAGCCGACTTTCCCTTCCACAGGCTATGGCTATATTTCGTGCAAAAGCGATGCTTTTTTAGCGAAGCCCTGTCCGGTCTATGAGGTAGCTGAATTTGTAGAGAAGCCAAACTTCATTAAGGCGCAGTCCTATCTGGCCTCGGGTCATTATTTATGGAACAGCGGCATGTTCATCTGGAAAACCTCTTGCATTATAGAAAATTTCAAGAGATTTCTGCCAAGGTTGTATAAAACGATGCTCCCATTAATTGAGTATATCGGTACGGATGCGGAAGAAGAGATGATTAATGAAATTTATCCTTTGCTGCAGAACATATCGATCGATTATGGCATTTTAGAGCGTTGTGATGAGGTTGTAGTCATTGAAGGCGATTTTGGCTGGAATGATATTGGGAGCTGGGATGCGCTTGGCGCAATTTTTCCTCCGGATGAATTCGGCAATATCGTCAAAGCTAATTATCTCGGTATCGAGACGCGTAATTCTATCATTTATGGAGAAGAGCGTTTAATAACGACCATTGGGATTGACGGTCTTATTATAGCGGATACTAAGGATGCGCTGCTCATTTGCGCTAAGGATAAAGCGCAAGAGGTAAAGGAAATCGTCAAGATGCTCAAGGATAAGGGAATGCAGGAATACGCATAA
- a CDS encoding transketolase: MSTVTELKLKSLQIRADLLRLIHSAKMGHTGGSLSNTDILTTLYYEIMKHDPSRPKWAERDRFIASKGHSVESLWCILADLGYFPKEELATYCQFGTRLIGHPNNKVPGIEMNTGALGHGLAISVGMALAAKKDSKAYRVFCLMGDGEQAEGSVWEAAMAGAHYKLDHLIGFVDRNRLQISGNTEDVMGIDPLDRKWEAFGWHVKQVNGHDFDELLETLRAVPEQTGKPTLIILNTTKGKGVSFAENQPEWHHHVPNDEQLRLAIGELEAASAAIAEAEEERGMNG; the protein is encoded by the coding sequence ATGAGTACCGTAACAGAGCTTAAGCTAAAATCATTACAAATTCGCGCAGATCTTCTACGTTTAATTCATAGCGCCAAAATGGGCCATACAGGCGGCTCGCTTAGCAATACCGATATTTTAACGACATTATATTATGAAATTATGAAGCATGATCCGTCACGTCCGAAATGGGCGGAGCGGGATCGCTTTATCGCAAGCAAAGGACATTCGGTTGAATCATTATGGTGTATACTTGCTGATCTCGGTTATTTTCCGAAGGAGGAGCTTGCTACGTATTGCCAGTTCGGAACGAGATTAATCGGCCATCCGAACAATAAGGTGCCAGGCATAGAGATGAATACGGGGGCGCTTGGACATGGCCTCGCGATTTCTGTAGGGATGGCGCTGGCGGCCAAAAAAGACAGCAAGGCATATCGCGTGTTCTGTTTAATGGGCGACGGCGAGCAGGCAGAGGGCTCCGTGTGGGAAGCAGCGATGGCGGGCGCACATTACAAGCTTGATCATTTGATCGGCTTTGTCGATCGCAACCGGCTGCAAATTAGCGGAAATACGGAGGATGTCATGGGCATCGATCCGCTTGACCGCAAATGGGAGGCATTCGGCTGGCATGTGAAGCAGGTGAATGGGCATGATTTCGACGAGCTGTTGGAGACGCTGCGGGCAGTTCCTGAGCAGACCGGCAAGCCGACGCTCATTATTTTAAATACAACTAAGGGCAAGGGCGTATCCTTTGCTGAAAATCAACCAGAGTGGCATCATCATGTACCGAATGACGAGCAGCTAAGGCTAGCAATAGGGGAGCTGGAGGCAGCGAGCGCTGCAATTGCAGAAGCTGAAGAGGAGCGTGGCATGAATGGCTAA